The Raphanus sativus cultivar WK10039 chromosome 6, ASM80110v3, whole genome shotgun sequence sequence ATGAGGAAACTTAAATAATGATAGTGTATTTTGACCTAACATATCTAAGATCTTGGTCATGAAGGCCATGTGTGTCTGAGATAAAGGCTTAGTAGACAAGAACCTTAACTGTTTCGTTGAATATAGGTATGAAGTGATGTGAGAGAAACTTAAGAACCAAAGGGTCTTACTAAGAGAATAAATGCAAAGAAGATGTATGTCTTTGTAGCCAACTCATTATGGGAGTGACTGAAATTAACCCAAAGTGATCTTATCCACACTCCATTGAAACTTGAAAGTGTTGATTTTGGAAGTGATTTAAATCTTAATGCACCAGTAAAAAAATTGATAACTTTTAAGATTAGGAAAAACTATTTTTAGCAGATTTTCCTAAAGAAAAAAGGTGTTTTGAGGTTGTTAAAAATACTGGTCtagaaaattgtaaattattcattgataataattaatatatgagTATTTGCCTTAATCATATTTTCTCTCTATGTATTCTTGCTTTTTGTGCTTGATTTGCGTTTATTCACAACAGTTTCAAGAAACTTCATGGATGAAACTAACACAAAACATCAAAGCTAATACATTATGGGCTTGATCCAAATATATATGCAGATGTTGATGAAGATAAGTATTGCATCCTTCTCAAGGAAAATAATTGAGGCTATAAAATATTGaagtaaattattttagaatcacATCATGATCTAACTACTCAGCCTCCATATGTGGAGAAGAAAAGAACAACAAAAGCAAGAAGACGTTTGGTGCTaacaaaggaagaaaaaaagaaactactCATTTTGATTTATTGGTTGGCCATGCTTTAAAGCGCCCACTGACTTGTATACGGCAAGTGGGTACGGAAAATCGGATCCCACATGGCAGAGAATGTCTGAgagaagttttctttttttgacgAAGTGTCTGAGAGAAGTTCTTATCTTAATTACTTCCTTCAGAGTTTGTGGTAAAACATTCACTTTCTTGAGGTGAAAGCTGTTCCCAAAGAGACACATGAGAAGTAAAAGACTCACGTGTGTTATCTATATGAAGAGAGAAGAGTCTTGTGTATTCGCTAACTAGTGTGATTGACAATACTTGTATCTCGTTATCTAACTGTACTAGTCTATGTAATTACATGAGTAGATTCGTTGGTTTGTGCATATATATGCTTGTAAGAACTAAAGGATGAACAACACATACGATGATTTGGATATGGCAACGTTGACTAATCGGTTTAATCTGGAATATGATATTGTGGATGTTTCTCTAAAGGATTATTTTAGTTTTGGGAGTTACTTGTGCATTTCTTTAGAGTAATTAGACTAATCCAAGCTAAAAGTAACGACATTTGTGACTATTTAGATTTTAGACACGGAACAAACATCGGTGATATAAAGGCATCTCTCGGTCAATATTTTGATTACAGTTTTTGTATTGAGTCTAAGAAGAAGTTTGATAATTAAGATTTTGATTAAATTAATGATCAGAGGAAAGGTTGACTTTCAAAATTTAAGTGCAAGGCATAGAAGACTCTTAAATTGATCCCAGATATTGAACtgataaaaatagataataatcTCAGCCAAAAAGAGGCCCAGTAAGCTAAACATCGTTTAGGCCCAACTTCAACACTATGAGATGATATTACCAATTAGCCCATTTCGAAGGATCAATTTCCTACATGTGAAAAACGTAAATCTGATTATCAGGACAAcgtttaaaataacaaatgttGAGGGACCAAAAAATTAAACTGGAGATTTGGTGGGATAAGCCAGGCCCGTGCAGTAGTGCAACGCATGGGCGACTCGTGAAAGCCCAGATAGCAAGCTATCTTAACGGGCTTTCTCCCTCAAAATATAAAGTTAATATCGTGTGGACCGATGGCCCACATATCAGatattaaactgataagaaCAGATACTACACTTGATCTTAGCCAAAAGGCCGAGAAAGGTATGAATTGTTCGGTCCGCCAAGCTTCTCTTATATACACACGCTCTGAGAAGCAACTACTCATCCtctaccgatgtgggacaaatAAGAAGACATCTTCGgagatattattaatttaatttaatgagttaattaatctatttattGGACATTAACTGATTAACTgcaataaaagaaaaaacaattaatacCCTCTCCATGGCGGTGAGCTAGAGAGATCTTCGAATCAAGGTAAATAATTTTTCCTCTTCTCCCTTACGAATCTGGTCTTTGCTCCGGTTCTTTGCTTCTCGAGGATTTGTGCCATAGAGATTCTTACAAATCTGAATCTTGGATCTTGTCTGAAAATTTATGCCTCATTGTGTTCTGTGAGATTCTTGTTCTTGTCTGAGTAATCACAAACGGCGAAATCACATGTTTTTAGGAATGAATTTGGTTTGTTAATTTAGAATGTTTAAATTCTTGATTTGGTATGAATCTTCTTCAGGTGTTGGTGGTGTTGGTGATAATGTTACCGGAGAGAAGAAGCacggttgcttcttcttcttcttaccagAACAACCCTTCTGGTCAGAATGATAATTCGTTTATACTTCTTAGAAGAGGAAAGAAGTTTGGTAGGATAGGGAAGTTGAAGCTCTCacacttgttcttcttcttcgtctcccttttcttcttctcttgccTCTTCTCTGGCCATAAACTTCTCTTTCATGGTAAAGCTTTAAACCTAAGAGAACAgaatatttcattaattaattaaacacTCTTTTAATTTCTTGATTTGGGATTTGGTGTTAGGTTCTGAGTTGTTACCACACTCTCAGAGAAGCAACAGTAAGCAAACTCTTTTTTTCTCGTCTTGTGGATTTTGTGCTAAAGCTATTTGTGTTAAAACTGGACTTTTTGATCAAATGTTAGATCACTTGAAAACTCATCTCTTCACGTCAACGGAGCTTGGTATAGGATTAAACTCATCCCACATCCAAAAACCACCAGGAAGCAAGAAGAGAAACAAACGTATATACATCTTTTTTTGATTctctattttttgtttcttgaaacTAAAAGCTAAATTtgtctaaatatgtttttttgcaGATTTGCCTTGTGAAGTTCCACTTGCTGAATCTGTTAATCACATACTTGAGCCTCACGAGTATCTAGACTCCAAGCCCTTTTCTTTAGGCTTTCTAGAGACAGAGACATATGATAAACCTAGATTTGGAGGACACCAAACACTCAAGGAAAGAGAGAGGTCTTACTCTGCCATAAACCAGACAATTCACTGTGGTTTCGTCAAAGGAAGTAATGGACTTCATCATCAAGGCAGTAGTGGATTTGATCTGAGCGAGAAGGACAGAGCTTACATGAAGAACTGTGTTGTCTCTGTGTCTTCTTGCATTTTCGGAAGCTCTGATTTTCTAAGAAGACCTGCTACCAAAAAGGTTTCTCTCAACTTTTGTTTACTCTTATCTTTTGCTTAAAAGACTAGCTctcatttttgtttcttcttcagaTCAGTGAGTTCTCGAAGCGAAACGTTTGTTTTGTGATGTTCGTTGACGAGCAAACACTGTCAAAACTAGCTAGCGAAGGTCATGTTCCGGACAAGCAAGGCTTTGTTGGTCTGTGGAAACTTGTGGTAGTTAGCAATTTGCCTTACACTGACATGAGGAAGACAGGGAAAGTTCCCAAGTTTCTGTCTCACCGCCTTTTCCCTTCTTCTAGGTGAGGTTAGTGCTCAAAAGCTACTGAGAAGGATTGAATCAGTGATCCAATCTTCATTTACCATtcccttttgtttttcttttcaggtATTCGATTTGGATAGACAGTAAGATGAGACTCACCACAGATCCTATCCTGATCATTGACTTCTTCTTGTGGAGAACAAAGTCAGAGTTTGCCATCTCTAACCATTACGACCGGCACTGTGTTTGGGATGAGGTGTTACAGAACAAACGGCTCAACAAGTACAACCATACAGCTATTGATGAGCAGTTTATGTTCTACAGATCAGATGGACTCAAGAAGTTTAACCCTTCGGATCCTAACTCTCCTCTTCCGAGCTGTGAGTATTCAATCAATTCGCTTCTCTTTCTTACCAATCACGTTTTAAAccctttttgtgtgtgtgttttgtttttagatGTACCTGAAGGTTCTTTTATTGTAAGGGCTCATACGCCAATGTCAAACCTCTTCTCGTGTCTTTGGTTCAATGAAGTCGATCGGTTTACGTCACGAGATCAGTTGAGTTTTGCGTACACGTACCTTAAGCTTCAGAGACTCAATCCTGATAGACCATTACGCCTGAACATGTTCAAGGTAACAACATAAATAGAGAGATTTGATCATCTGTTTTCATTTCATGAAGCAAAGTAAAGGTTGAAGAGATTGTTGAACTTTGGTTTTCATTTTCAGGATTGTGAGCGTCGAGCATTGACTAAACTATTCCACCATCGCGTAGAGTCATCACCTCCTTCGCCTCCTGCTTGATTGCTTTTAAGTAAAAAGATAGTTTTTCTACATATGTGTTGTGTTcataaaactattaaaagtaCCAATATTTTTGTCTACTTTTTTAACCTCATTTTGTCTCCTTTCCAAAGGAATGAACTTTAGAAATTAGAGATCAGGCTTGCATCGCCCCTTAGATTGAAAACAACTCAGAAATATACAAAACCATAAGTTAGCCGttgtaagttcttttttttttttgccttttggctgtgtttgagattaaaaCATGATTTGTTTGTTGACTATTTTATCAGTTTCATTCCTTTTAAGGTGCATTAATGTAAACAATTTTAGGAACTTAGATAAATCgaatcaaatataatattttgtacgGGTCTAAATGAGCTTATTATAGTCTTTTTAAAGATGTTATTCttgtattaaaatgaaataaatataaaacaggTTAGATGGTAGAGCGCTTGCGGAGCGGCACAAGGATCCATCCAGTTATTGATTGGTATCTGTTACCTTAAAAGTCAAAAGGGGATGTAGCTCAGatggtagagcgctcgcttaGCATGCGAGAGGTACGGGGATCGATAGCCCGCATCTCCAATTATTTACTCAaaactttttttctcttttaacaGCCTTGTCCGTTCCTACGCCGCGGCCAAACCATCGTCAGATTACTTATAAGCTCATACATTTTCagatgttcaaaaaaaaaaaaaaatagatcatACACATAAAACTTACTCTTGAGTTCATAACTTAAATTCATATCTGTAAACTAAGAATCTAGAGAGTATATTGTCTTTAACGTGACATAATCTGTAGATCCTTTTAAACAATCTCACAGTTATAGAACCATTTTTGTCATGAACTCATCCTCTCAAGCCTCACAAATCTCTGTTGGACCGACGCTTGAAGGTACTAAGACTGGCACTTTCTTCTTTAAAGGGTTGAGTGGAAACATCGGACAAAGCAGGGAGCCTAGAAACACTACCTTTGCCTTTTCTAGCATTTGGACCAATCACTTCGATCATATATCTCCACCCATCAATCGGTCTCCTCCTGCTGAATATGTGTTGCTTTATAAAACTAGCAATCTGCGCACatcaatcaaaattttcaaGTGTTGAGCTTTGTATCATCAAAGATAAGTATATATCCATTAACATGGAATTGGTACCTGAAATTTGCAGAAGGAGATGCGGCGATCGAATT is a genomic window containing:
- the LOC108806465 gene encoding probable hexosyltransferase MUCI70, encoding MLPERRSTVASSSSYQNNPSGQNDNSFILLRRGKKFGRIGKLKLSHLFFFFVSLFFFSCLFSGHKLLFHGSELLPHSQRSNNHLKTHLFTSTELGIGLNSSHIQKPPGSKKRNKHLPCEVPLAESVNHILEPHEYLDSKPFSLGFLETETYDKPRFGGHQTLKERERSYSAINQTIHCGFVKGSNGLHHQGSSGFDLSEKDRAYMKNCVVSVSSCIFGSSDFLRRPATKKISEFSKRNVCFVMFVDEQTLSKLASEGHVPDKQGFVGLWKLVVVSNLPYTDMRKTGKVPKFLSHRLFPSSRYSIWIDSKMRLTTDPILIIDFFLWRTKSEFAISNHYDRHCVWDEVLQNKRLNKYNHTAIDEQFMFYRSDGLKKFNPSDPNSPLPSYVPEGSFIVRAHTPMSNLFSCLWFNEVDRFTSRDQLSFAYTYLKLQRLNPDRPLRLNMFKDCERRALTKLFHHRVESSPPSPPA